In Thermococcus sp., one DNA window encodes the following:
- the for gene encoding tungsten-containing formaldehyde ferredoxin oxidoreductase, whose translation MKGWWGRILRVDLTNNKVHVQEYSPEIAQQFIGGRGLAVKILWDEVKGADPLGPDNKLVFAAGPFNGLPTPSGGKLVVAAKSPLTGGYGDGNLGTMATVHLRKAGYDAIVVEGKAKKPVYLYIENDNVSILSAEGLWGLDTFKTEEELKKIHGKNVGILSIGPGGENLVRYAVVMSQEGRAAGRPGMGAVMGSKKLKAVVIRGTKEIPVADKKKLSELSREAYQAILNSPAYPFWHRQGTMAAVEWTNENSALPTRNFQDGSFEFARSIDGYTMEGMKVKQRGCPYCNMPCGNVVLDAEGKESELDYENVALLGSNLGIGKLNEVSVLNRLADMYGIDTISLGVSISFVMEAVERGLLKEGPTFGDFEGAKQLVEDIAFRRGELGNFAAEGVMRMAEKLGDDSFAMHAKGLEVSGYNSYIYPAMALAFATSSIGAHHKEAWVIAWEIGTAPIEGEKAKKVEYKITYDPEKAAKVIELQRLRGGLFEMLTACRLPWVEVGLSLDYYPKLLEAITGVRYTWDDLYKAADRVYALIRAYWVRELGEKWGRHMDYPPKRWFIEGLKSGPYKGQHLDKEKYDELLSEYYRLRGWDERGIPKKETLKELGLEEVIPELEQVTKLE comes from the coding sequence ATGAAAGGATGGTGGGGAAGAATCCTCAGGGTCGACCTGACCAACAACAAGGTTCACGTGCAGGAGTATTCCCCTGAAATAGCGCAGCAGTTCATCGGTGGAAGGGGTCTCGCCGTCAAGATCCTCTGGGACGAAGTTAAGGGTGCCGACCCGCTCGGTCCGGACAACAAGCTCGTCTTTGCTGCCGGACCTTTCAACGGCCTCCCGACTCCGAGCGGCGGTAAGCTCGTCGTCGCGGCCAAGAGCCCGCTCACCGGCGGCTACGGTGACGGCAACCTCGGTACCATGGCGACCGTCCACCTGAGGAAGGCAGGCTATGACGCGATAGTCGTTGAGGGCAAGGCCAAGAAGCCCGTTTACCTCTACATCGAAAACGACAACGTCAGCATACTCAGCGCCGAAGGCCTCTGGGGACTCGACACCTTCAAGACAGAGGAGGAGCTCAAAAAGATACACGGCAAAAACGTCGGAATCCTCAGCATCGGCCCCGGCGGAGAGAACCTCGTCCGCTACGCCGTCGTCATGTCCCAGGAGGGAAGGGCCGCCGGAAGGCCCGGCATGGGTGCGGTCATGGGAAGCAAGAAGCTCAAGGCCGTCGTCATAAGGGGCACAAAGGAGATTCCGGTCGCCGACAAGAAGAAGCTGAGCGAGCTCTCAAGGGAGGCCTACCAGGCAATACTCAACTCCCCCGCATACCCGTTCTGGCACAGGCAGGGGACGATGGCAGCGGTTGAGTGGACGAACGAGAACTCGGCACTGCCCACCAGGAACTTCCAGGACGGTTCATTCGAGTTCGCCCGCTCCATAGACGGGTACACCATGGAGGGCATGAAGGTCAAGCAGAGGGGATGCCCCTACTGTAACATGCCGTGTGGAAACGTCGTCCTTGACGCTGAAGGAAAAGAGAGCGAGCTTGACTACGAGAACGTTGCCCTTCTTGGCTCCAACTTGGGCATTGGAAAGCTCAACGAGGTCTCGGTTCTCAACAGACTCGCCGACATGTACGGCATTGACACGATCTCCCTTGGCGTCTCGATTTCCTTCGTGATGGAGGCCGTTGAGAGGGGACTCCTCAAGGAAGGCCCGACCTTCGGGGACTTCGAGGGCGCCAAGCAACTCGTCGAGGACATCGCCTTCAGGCGCGGCGAGCTCGGCAACTTCGCGGCAGAGGGCGTCATGAGGATGGCCGAAAAGCTCGGTGATGACAGCTTCGCCATGCATGCCAAGGGGCTTGAGGTCAGCGGATACAACAGCTACATCTACCCGGCCATGGCCTTAGCATTCGCCACCAGCTCCATCGGCGCCCACCACAAGGAGGCCTGGGTCATCGCCTGGGAGATCGGTACCGCGCCGATCGAGGGCGAGAAGGCCAAGAAGGTCGAATACAAGATAACCTACGACCCGGAGAAAGCCGCCAAGGTCATCGAGCTCCAGCGCCTCAGGGGCGGACTCTTTGAGATGCTCACCGCGTGCAGGCTCCCGTGGGTCGAGGTCGGCCTGAGCCTCGACTACTATCCGAAGCTCCTCGAAGCCATCACCGGCGTCAGGTACACCTGGGACGACCTCTACAAGGCCGCCGACAGGGTCTACGCCCTCATCAGGGCCTACTGGGTCAGAGAGCTCGGCGAGAAGTGGGGCAGGCACATGGACTACCCGCCCAAGAGGTGGTTCATCGAGGGCCTCAAGAGCGGGCCGTACAAGGGCCAGCACCTCGACAAGGAGAAGTACGACGAACTGCTCAGCGAGTACTACAGGCTCCGCGGATGGGACGAGCGTGGAATCCCGAAGAAGGAGACTCTCAAGGAGCTCGGCCTTGAGGAGGTCATTCCAGAGCTCGAACAGGTCACCAAGCTCGAGTGA
- a CDS encoding MoaD/ThiS family protein, whose product MVRIRLMGAFAHLAKARELNVKIEGKRKVDEILRELIPRYDEFHEKIIMINGHPARGDAEVTDGDEIKVMPVLSGG is encoded by the coding sequence ATGGTCAGGATAAGGCTTATGGGCGCGTTCGCACACCTCGCAAAGGCAAGAGAGCTCAACGTAAAGATAGAGGGGAAGAGGAAGGTTGACGAAATCCTCCGCGAGCTCATACCGAGGTACGACGAGTTCCACGAGAAGATAATCATGATCAACGGCCATCCCGCGAGGGGCGACGCCGAGGTCACCGACGGCGATGAGATCAAGGTGATGCCGGTTTTGAGCGGGGGCTGA
- a CDS encoding class I SAM-dependent methyltransferase family protein has protein sequence MTKTQLIKPRIREILSRELPEELVKILPKHWVRIGDVLILPIRPELEPYRHRIAEVYAEVLGVKTVLRKGRIGGEFRETNYEILYGNDTVTVHVENGVKYKLDVARIMFSPANVKERVRMARVARPGELVVDMFAGIGHLSLPMAVHGKARVIAIEKSPYTFRFLVENIELNRVQDRMTAYNLDNRDFPGEDIADRVIMGYVVTTHEFIPKALSIAKDGAVIHYHNTVPERLMPDEPFRTFRDIAREHGCEAEKLNELVIKRYAPGVWHVVVDVRVFKK, from the coding sequence ATGACGAAGACGCAACTGATAAAGCCCCGCATCAGGGAGATTTTGTCCCGCGAGCTCCCGGAGGAGCTGGTGAAGATACTCCCAAAGCACTGGGTTCGAATAGGGGACGTTCTGATCCTTCCCATCCGCCCCGAGCTCGAACCCTACAGGCATCGCATAGCGGAGGTCTATGCGGAAGTCCTCGGTGTCAAGACCGTCCTCAGGAAGGGCCGCATAGGCGGCGAGTTCAGGGAGACCAACTACGAGATACTCTACGGAAACGACACCGTGACGGTACACGTAGAGAACGGGGTAAAATACAAGCTGGACGTGGCAAGGATAATGTTCTCTCCGGCCAACGTCAAGGAGAGAGTCAGGATGGCAAGGGTGGCCAGGCCCGGAGAACTGGTAGTGGATATGTTCGCGGGAATAGGGCACCTCAGCCTCCCGATGGCCGTCCACGGGAAGGCCAGGGTCATAGCGATAGAGAAGAGCCCGTATACATTCCGCTTTCTCGTTGAAAACATTGAGCTGAACCGGGTTCAGGACAGGATGACGGCCTACAACCTCGACAACCGCGATTTCCCCGGCGAGGACATAGCGGACAGGGTCATCATGGGCTACGTTGTTACAACCCACGAGTTCATCCCCAAGGCGCTCAGCATAGCGAAGGATGGGGCTGTGATCCACTACCACAACACCGTGCCCGAGAGGCTGATGCCTGATGAGCCTTTCAGGACGTTCCGGGATATAGCCAGAGAGCACGGCTGTGAGGCGGAAAAGCTCAACGAGCTGGTCATCAAACGCTACGCCCCCGGTGTCTGGCACGTCGTCGTTGACGTGAGGGTCTTCAAAAAATAG